Within bacterium, the genomic segment CGTGGTACGAAGGGCTGCGCGCCCGCTTCGCCCTCGACCGGTTCGTCGCCGGGCATCATCCCTCGTACGTCGTCGGCGCCCGCAAGCCGGCCGCGGCCTACTTCGAGCGCGCCCTGGCGCGGATCGGCTGCGCGCCGGGCGAACTGCTCTTCGTGGACGACCGCGAGGACAACGTCCGCGCGGCGCGCGCCCTCGGCGTGCCGTCGCTCCTCTTCGTCGGCGCGGGGCCGCTGCGGGCCGTGCTCGGCCTGTCGCCGCGGGGCGGCGCTCCGGAGCGGGGCGCCGGAAATCCGGGATAGACTGGACTCCACCTCCACGGAGGAATGCGACATGAAGCGTTCGCGCTTGGTCTTCTTCGCTTGCTTCGCGGTCGGCGCCCTGACCGGCGCCGCCCTCGCCGCTCCCGCGCCGCAGCAGACCCCCGCTCCGCAGCAGGAGCCCGTCGCCGCCGCGGCGCCGGCGGCCGCGGCCGCGCCCGCCGTGCAGACGGCCGACCTCAATCCCGCCGTTCCGGCCGGGTCGCTGATCCTGATGAAGAAGGTCCCGTTCGCCGAGAAGCAGCCGATCCGCCTCGACATGGTCGTCGGCAACCTGCGCGTGCCGGAGCTGAAGATCACGCCGACCGAGGCGCGGCTGGTGGACCAAGTGCTGCCGCCGCGCGGCGGGCACGCCCGCTTCTCGTGGCTCAACTACGCCGTTTCCGCCGAGAACCCGAGCGCGCAGGAGTGGACGCTCGCCGTGCGGATCCGCCTGCTCGACCGGAGCGGCGCGGTGATCGACGAGTTCGAGTTCAGCCGCGACATCGGCGCCGGCAAGGCGAAGGCCGCCGAGCTGCGCCGCCTGACGCTCAACTACGCCGTCCAGTACGTCGATCAGGTCGAGGTCACGCTCAGCGCCGAACGCTGACCGCGGAGGCGGTTCTCCGGGGGGCGGCGGGCGCCTACAATGGCCTCCCGCCCTCGGAGGCTCGCCCATGTCCTCTCGCGTCACCCGCAGGCAGTTCGTCCTCGCCGGGGCCGCCGGCGCCGCCGCGGCCGCGATCCATCGCGCGGCGGGCGCCGCGCCGACCGTCCTCGTCCCGGGACCGGCGCGTCCGGTCGTCGTCTCCGCCGCCAACGGCGCGCAGTTCAAGAACGGCGGCGCCAAGACCTGCGTCGAGGAGGCGTTCGAGCGGATCGCGCGCGGCGAGGACGTCGTCGAGGCGCTCGTCGCGGGGGTCAACATCGTCGAGCTCGATCCGGAGGAGATCAGCGTCGGGTACGGCGGGCTGCCGAACGCCGACGGCGTCGTGCAGCTCGACGCCTCGTGCATGCACGGGCCGCGGAAACGGGCCGGCGCGGTCGCCGCGCTCGAAGGGGTGCGCACGCCGTCCCGCGTCGCGCTCGCCGTGATGAACGAGACCGACCACCACCTGCTGGTCGGCGCCGGGGCGCAGGCGTTCGCGCGCCGGCTCGGCTTCGCGGTCGAGGACGACCTCAACACGCCGAAGTCCCGCAAGCTCTGGCTCGACTGGAAGCGGCGCACCGATCCGGACCACTACCTCGACCCCGCGGCGCGCGA encodes:
- a CDS encoding N(4)-(beta-N-acetylglucosaminyl)-L-asparaginase, encoding MSSRVTRRQFVLAGAAGAAAAAIHRAAGAAPTVLVPGPARPVVVSAANGAQFKNGGAKTCVEEAFERIARGEDVVEALVAGVNIVELDPEEISVGYGGLPNADGVVQLDASCMHGPRKRAGAVAALEGVRTPSRVALAVMNETDHHLLVGAGAQAFARRLGFAVEDDLNTPKSRKLWLDWKRRTDPDHYLDPAARELSAARARDAMIGAGLVDPAHVFGTIHCNAVTAKGEIGGATTTSGLAFKIPGRVGDSPILGAGNYVDGEVGAAGSTGRGEANLFHCASFLIVEEMRRGAHPKDACLAALKRIAEATRERRLRNLAGRPNFQLKFYALDKTGRHAGVAMYALDAPGRRATYAVCTEKGPETPPMDALFEGTARP